The nucleotide window GAATGAAGGCTGTGAGAAAGCATgagcaggagagaaggagggacatTGCACATGAGCATTTGAAGTCAGTTCTGTGGAAAGACCTTAAACTGTGGCCATTTCACCTTGTAAATGTTAGCGAGGTGGGGTTTGAGCACACTAACAATTTAGAGGGGACACTGAGGAAGTGGGGACAGTCTGATGGCAGGAAGTGGTGCCTGAAAATGATGCAATGATAGGAATATGACAGTGGCCTTTGCTGCTGTGCTGCTGTGCTTCTGTGTTTTAAGAAGGTCCACAATACCAGGACCCTCTACCATttcaaactgagcttaaggcaagaagaaaagaagactAGAATCATCTTCCTCTACCCTCTACTCAACCACAattggaaagagagaaagcaaggcaGTGAGCCTAGAAGAGGGTTtgataagtaaaagaaaagggcAGGATGTGGGTGAGCCCCCCAAGGCAGTGAGACTGGTTTGTACATGCTCAGAAGTGGGGAAGCCGCATTTATACTAAAGTGGAAAATGAGGACACCAGCCCCTTTCCCACTGCACCCCACTGCATCTGGAGCCCTGCTTTTCTTCGATTAATCTCAGTACCAGTCAGTTTACAAACCTAAGACCACCTGAAAAAATGAGGATTGAGTTCTCCAATACAGCTTTTCACCTGCAGAACTGTCAACCACCACCAACATAATTTCATCATTGACAGGTCAGCTGGATTGGAATTCACCTAAACTAGCCTAGCAAAACACTCCTGAAAAGGTgtgttgtgattttttaaaaatcaattactgATGGTTAATTAGGTTGGAACATGTCTTTGGTCATGTCCTTTGTAAGAACATGCCAAATAAGCAAGATACCTATTTCAGTCAGAGCTGTTTTCTGGGTTTGGTTACTGCTGTCCTTGCCTAAAACTGCATCTCCTGTCTCTTTTCTAGCTGGAAGGTAAAGCAACTATGACCAAAGCTGTAGGAATACTTAAGCTACccaacacaggaaaagatgtcgAACCCCACACCAAGTGTCATGTGGCAGGATGGGGAAGCACCAGAAAAGACTCGTGCAAAATTTCAAACACCTTGAGAGAAGTCAACATTACTGTGATAGATCGAAAAATGTGCAATGATGCCCAGCACTATAATTTTAATCCAGTTATTGACCTTGGTATGATCTGTGCAGTTGGTAGAAAAGGTGAAGATGATTCATGTGaagtaagtaaattaaaaattttaactgtttGGGGGGCTATAAGAAATCAGGGTAAATAGAAGGCCTAGGAAGAACAGGGTGGACAATTGTTAATACATTTTATGGGCAAGGACCTGCAAAAAAGTCGTCATGTACCCCTTTGCCCCAGGTGAAATCTTCTGCCCAGGGAAACTTTTCTCTTTACTAATGATCAGGAACCCATTTACCTGCCACTTATGGATGCTATCCAGCCTTCTCAAAACTGATTATGACAGCTGGGATTTATCAGGTGCCAGGAACTATGTCAAGTTCTGTGTTGTATGCCATTTAATCCTAAAATAGCCCCATGCGCTAGACGCGATTATTATCAactctactttacagatgaggaaatgaaggcatagaaagttatttaacttcccCAAGTTAGGTGACTCACCTGTCTATGGGATGCACCTGGACTTCGACCGAGGCCATCTGGCTCCCAGCTCCTACGTTATTTTGCCTTTCTATGTGCCGAGAACGGGCTTGACCAGGGTTTGGCCCTGTTTGGAACTCATGAGTTTGCAAAGTCAGAGAGAACATGAAATGAAGGCTGATGAATCTTGGAAATGATCCTTAAAAATTGTTTGAACTATTGCAAGTTCTCCTTGGTCTGAGATGGCTTAGCTAGTGTCCTTCAGAGCAGGGAGCAGTTCAGACCCCATCTCATGCCTTCAGGCAACCCCAGCATTCAGTTTCTTCCCCTAAAGTCTATAGACGAAGAAAAAGAGGTACAGGTACAATTATTTTTCACTGTTAAAGGCTTCCTTTGTGATTCTTCCTTTGTCTCACTGATGAAAAAGAGCTTCACATCTTCTCCAGAATTgcctttttcaaaaggaaaatgattagAAAAGATAGACAAATCTGTGTTAATTGATGTTGAGGGCAGATAACTAATAAAAGAGATATTAAATTCACCTTTAaataatgaaagagagaaaggatttttgagtgaataaatgaattaatagaaaGGTAAGTAAATACCTTTGGAAAGCACCCCTATTTAAAACACATGACTTTCTGTTTCAGGGAGATTCTGGAAGTCCTCTGATATGTGACAACATTTTCAGAGGGGTCACTTCCTTTGGGAAGTGTGGTAACCCCCAGAAGCCTGGCGTCTACATTCTCCTCACCAAAAAACACCTCAACTGGATAAAGAAAACCATTGCAGGAGCCATATAGCATTTCTTCTTCAAAGCAGAAAACTGAGGTAACCACCTGGAGATGTCAAGCAAAGCGGGTTTTAACTTGTCCTATCTGAAGAAGCACCTCGCAAGCCTCTTAACCTGGTGTCCAAACGATAGCCTGACTGAAAAACCAGCAATGAAAGAAATGAccttctgccttctctcttccACCATTAGTGAAGACTGATTAATCGCTGTTCTCTATCTGTGGCAAGAAATGTCCCTTGAGAAAAAGTTCCCCAGTTCAGTGACTCTCTATTTTATTCAGAATTTAAAGACCATCACTTTGGGGTTCATCCTTAAAAGGAAGTCAATCTCAGGAAAAGTTAGAATGTTCTTCTTGCTTCCAAATGAAGCTCCAAAATATTAGTGGCCTTGGGAATTCAGAGCCTGCTGTTCTGACTCAACTCAACGTGGGAGTAAGGAGAGAGATAAAGGGGGATTTTTCACTTCTTACTGTATATTTCTGTATCACTTAACTTTTTACAAAAATGTGTGGTATAAATACAATGGGAAAGACTTGGTGTGTGTTTTAGATAGTTGGAAAATTTGGAATTTGAGGTTAGGGATAGTTCAGGGCACTTGCATCATTTATTAACTACAAGTAGACTAAAATTTTACAGGCCTTGGTCCAGTCAGTATTTTGATATGTATTTTGCCTTTGCTAATCAATTTATATATATGAGCACTAAGCGTAGTTCTATGCTATTCTTAATAGATTGTGATgcataataaataaaagtggctTTTTTTATCACCTACTATTTAGATCCCatctttttgttctctctctccaaaGAACTGATTGATAATAAACTCATTCTCTAATAATCCTAAATGATTTATCCAATTTAATTCCCCAAACATTTCCTTGCTAAAAATGTTTCAGTCAGGCTATCATGGGCCATGTGCTAGGCATTATGTCCAGCTCTATAAATACTAAGACTGCCCTCAAAGTGTTTGAAGTCTAGTAGAAAACAAGGAGAAATCCAAGAATAAGAGGATATATGCACTGGGTTCTGAGTAAGGATATCTATTAACTTAAGAAGGTgataaggaaaagataaataatatttcacaTGCCCAGCAGCCCTCACAATAAGCCCTCAGAGTCTTCCTCCTGAGACGTGCCCTGTGTCTTCACAGATCAACACAAATTTTGGATTGCAGACTGGAATGCCACAGACATCACAACAGCCTAGTGGATAGATCACTGATCTACCAGTCAGACACGAGCTCCATCACTAGACAGTGTAAGACCTTGAGCAGGGAAtgtctgtgcctctgttttcacACTTGTGAACTAGAAATAGTAACATAAAAAGGCCTAACAGGAGGTGTCCCCAAAATGTGAAGTTAAGAGTGGTGCATCTTCCTAGTTCACACTTCCTAagatggttatcatcaaaaaataGACAGATATTgacgaggatgtggagaaacccTAATACAACACTGATGGGAATATGaaacactgtggaaagcagtttgacagttcctcaaaaggttagaCATAGTGCTAATACGTGACTCTgtgattccactcctgggcatgtacaCAAGAGCAATGAAGACCCATGTCCTCGCCAAAGCACCTACATGAATGTTTATGGCAGCAtcattcataataaccaaaaagtagaaacaatccaaaGTCTAcaactgatgaatagataaacaaaatgtgctatgtccatgcaatggagtattattcagttaaaaaaggaaatgaaagaagttcccatcgtggctcagtggttaacaaatccgactaggaaccatcgggttgcaggttcgatccctggccttgctcagtgagttgaaggtctggcgttgccgtgagctgtggtgtaggttgcagacgcggcttggattccaagttgctgtggctgtggtgtaagctggcggctacagctccgattcaacccctagtctgggaacctccatatgccgcggatgcagcctaaaaagacaaaaaaaaaacaaagaaatgaagtactgacacgTGCTATCATGTATGTATGTGGCCGAACACAGATAAACCTtaaaaacactatgctaagtgagagaagccaaaTAGAAAAGGCTacatgtatgattccatttatagaaaatgtccagaataaggaGATTTATtgacagaaagtagatgagtATTGCAAGGAGTTGGGGAAAGGGAGTTTAGGGAGTGGCTGCTAAGGGATGTGGAGTTTCCTTTGGAATGATGAAAATCTTCAGGAATTAGATTATGGTTATAGgtgcacaaccttgtaaatatactaaaaccatTGATCTATATGCTTTAAAGTGGCTggttttatggtatgtgaatgataacccattaaaaaaaagagagagccgTTTATCTTCTAAGACTGAAACTAGAAGCATCAACTTTCAGTCAGTTCACCACTCTACCAAAGCACCCCACCCAAAGGGAGGGGTTGTCAAGCTGCCACTAAATAGACCTGAGAAGAAGCAGATTATGCAACATCTCTATAGGGCATCCTAAATCGGGAACTAACTGAAGATAACTATTCtgaaagttcctgctgtgatgcagtgggttaaggatccaactgcagtggcttgggtcaaagcagaggtacaggttctatccccagcctggagcagttggataaaggatccggcattgctgcactgaggtgtaggttgcagctgtggctcagatgcattcccttgcccaggaatttccatttaaaagaagaaaaagaagaaagctatTCTGCAATCTAATCCTCTCTGTTATCACCAGTGTGCCTAAGGAAAAGAGACGGGAGGGACAGACCCTttctggaaaaggaggaaaatcatTTGGTGCTTACTGTTGCAAAGTTATGCTGATTCATAGGCCTGATGTCAGTTCTTTTGAGAGAGACATCAGTAGATCAGCAAGACAAAAGTCTTACTGGATGGAAATGTGATTTCAGAGttggggtgggagttggggggtTATAAAATCCTATCCCACCAAGCAATAACCTACCTTTAAGATGATGTGCCTTGAGAGGAGAGAGGACGCACCCAGAGCAAATGAAACACTGTTCTTCCATCACACAATAGTGTGATAAATCCGCTCTCTACTTTAGACATTAGTTTCCTCCAAGTTTGGGTACGTGAGTTAGGCTACAGAGCAAAGAGCACCCTGCAACACAGAGTTTTGAGAGTCCCTCTCACCTACTCAAAGGCATCAGTTCCAGCAATGCCATAtctctcccctacccccaccacatcctcaattttttttccattctcatcttaaagagaaaaaagaagagctcccttatggctcagtgagttaaagatcaggtgttctcactgctgtggctcagatcactacCATGGCacaagttcattccctggcctgggaacttcctcatgccatgggtgcagccgaaaaaaaaaaaaaaaaaagatgaaaagaaagcaagactCCTTCTCCAGGCATTTCCCCATTTCCCGCCTTTGCTTTACATCAAAACTCCTCAAATGAGATGACTATACTCCAGTTTCTCTCCTGCAATCTCTCTGAAACCCCAAATAGGGCTTTTGCCCCACACTCTTACAGAAACGGCTCGTCAAGGGCTCGTCAATCCAATGGGGGTTTTCATTCCCCTTCACTTGGCTTCCCTGCAGTACTGGACACTGTTGAATTCTTCCCTCTTTGAAGTGCTTTCCTCTCTTGGTTTCCAGCACACCACACTCTCCCGgccctcctccttcttcaacaCACATTGCTGGacctcctcttctcttccatctCTTCATGCTGGGGTGACCCATAGCTAAATCCTTTAACCTTTCTCTTCCCCATCCTCCTACTCCCTCTCCATGACTCTAGAGATAGCATGCCATCTATACA belongs to Sus scrofa isolate TJ Tabasco breed Duroc chromosome 16, Sscrofa11.1, whole genome shotgun sequence and includes:
- the GZMA gene encoding granzyme A precursor (The RefSeq protein has 1 substitution compared to this genomic sequence) is translated as MEIPFPFFFPAAMCLLIIPGVFPVSCDGIIGGNEVSPHTRRYMALIEGLKVCAGALIKENWVLTAAHCDLKGNPQVILGAHSTSHKEKYDQTFSIKKAIPYPCFDPQTFEGDLQLLQLEGKATMTKAVGILKLPNTGEDVEPHTKCHVAGWGSTRKDSCKISNTLREVNITVIDRKMCNDAQHYNFNPVIDLGMICAVGRKGEDDSCEGDSGSPLICDNIFRGVTSFGKCGNPQKPGVYILLTKKHLNWIKKTIAGAI